In Turicibacter sanguinis, a genomic segment contains:
- the msrB gene encoding peptide-methionine (R)-S-oxide reductase MsrB yields MKYQKPTQDELRARLTPMQYEVTQNNGTEPPFTNEYDQHFEEGIYVDVVSGEPLFLSRDKFHSGCGWPAFSKPIHRSMIKEKADWSHQMHRIEVRSQKADSHLGHVFNDGPLSSGGLRYCINSAALRFIPKSNMKEAGYGQYIELL; encoded by the coding sequence ATGAAGTATCAAAAACCAACTCAAGACGAGTTAAGAGCTAGATTAACTCCGATGCAATATGAAGTGACACAAAATAATGGAACCGAGCCTCCATTTACTAATGAATATGATCAACATTTTGAAGAAGGAATTTATGTTGATGTTGTGAGTGGGGAACCCCTCTTTTTATCACGTGATAAATTTCATTCGGGCTGTGGGTGGCCTGCCTTTTCAAAGCCCATTCATCGGAGTATGATTAAGGAGAAAGCCGATTGGTCCCATCAGATGCATCGAATTGAGGTGCGAAGTCAAAAAGCAGATTCTCATTTAGGTCATGTGTTTAATGATGGACCCTTATCATCGGGTGGTTTACGATATTGTATTAATTCAGCTGCCTTACGTTTTATTCCAAAATC
- a CDS encoding putative RNA methyltransferase, with the protein MISNFICPLCQTQLVVEERSYKCHKGHNFDRAKSGYINLLMSQQTKKKRHGDDKLMVQARKEFLESGYYNVLREKLQDVVNKYAKDQDVILDAGCGEGWYTDHILKHLTEQSLHIKMLGIDISKCAVDYAAKRNKKIELAVASIADLPVADQSCDIIISIFAPFLGEECQRALKEYGLLIKVIPLEKHLWSLKKAVYDTPYENVIENLEVDGFELIERHDIKEMMHLTNNHDIVSLFMMTPYYYKTGREDQMKLNSVQTLDTEIEFAILVYRNQVGR; encoded by the coding sequence ATGATCAGTAATTTTATATGTCCGCTTTGTCAAACCCAATTAGTAGTAGAAGAAAGAAGCTATAAATGTCACAAGGGACATAACTTTGATAGAGCAAAGAGTGGATACATTAATCTTTTAATGTCACAACAAACGAAAAAAAAGCGTCATGGTGACGATAAATTAATGGTTCAGGCCCGAAAAGAATTTTTAGAATCAGGTTATTACAATGTTTTACGTGAAAAACTGCAAGATGTTGTAAACAAGTATGCCAAAGATCAGGATGTAATCTTAGATGCTGGTTGTGGTGAGGGCTGGTATACGGATCATATACTAAAGCATTTAACGGAGCAGTCTTTGCACATTAAGATGCTTGGGATTGATATTTCAAAGTGTGCCGTTGATTATGCAGCCAAACGTAATAAAAAGATTGAATTAGCAGTGGCAAGTATTGCTGATTTACCAGTCGCGGATCAATCATGTGACATCATCATTTCTATTTTTGCTCCGTTTTTAGGTGAGGAATGTCAACGTGCGTTAAAAGAATATGGACTTTTAATTAAAGTCATTCCACTCGAGAAACATTTATGGTCGTTAAAAAAAGCGGTATATGACACGCCTTATGAAAATGTCATTGAGAATTTAGAGGTAGATGGTTTTGAGTTAATTGAAAGACATGATATTAAAGAGATGATGCATCTTACAAATAATCATGATATCGTTAGCTTATTTATGATGACACCGTATTATTATAAAACAGGCCGAGAAGATCAAATGAAGTTAAACTCAGTTCAAACACTTGATACAGAAATTGAGTTTGCTATATTAGTTTATCGAAACCAGGTAGGTCGCTAG
- a CDS encoding metallophosphoesterase family protein, with translation MRIGVIADIHGNLHALKAIIRDLNKAGISDYIIAGDLIADCSQPNEVLDYIKTLNATVIKGNREDYVLSYLKGENQHWRNYEQMASVVWTAKTLTKENVEYIKGLSDSCVRSCGKCGCIRIVHGSPFHISEHLYEDKEQDRLLEAVQACQTEVLVCGHSHRPWKKEVNQTLVLNPGAAGVHFNQWSGAEYAILSFENGKWQASHHIALYSVEDFKQTMHKSSLYEVAPIWARLIVQSIEEGFNANINFLRSFEATDFHDGLIENEVWNQRAKVWFNFEINHHHGNN, from the coding sequence ATGAGAATAGGTGTGATAGCAGATATTCATGGGAATTTACATGCCTTGAAGGCGATTATTCGCGACTTAAATAAAGCAGGAATCAGTGATTATATCATTGCAGGCGATTTAATCGCAGACTGTTCGCAACCTAATGAGGTTTTAGATTATATTAAGACCCTGAATGCAACGGTGATCAAAGGAAATCGTGAAGATTATGTTTTGAGTTATTTAAAAGGTGAGAACCAACACTGGAGAAACTATGAACAGATGGCAAGTGTCGTATGGACGGCGAAAACGTTAACGAAAGAAAATGTGGAGTATATTAAAGGGTTATCTGATTCGTGTGTGAGGTCATGTGGGAAGTGTGGGTGTATCAGGATTGTACATGGATCACCCTTTCATATTAGTGAGCACTTATATGAGGATAAAGAACAAGATCGTTTATTAGAAGCAGTTCAAGCTTGTCAAACTGAAGTACTCGTTTGTGGACATTCGCATCGACCTTGGAAAAAAGAAGTGAATCAGACACTGGTGTTAAATCCAGGTGCAGCGGGAGTCCATTTTAATCAGTGGAGTGGGGCTGAGTATGCTATCTTAAGTTTTGAAAATGGCAAGTGGCAAGCTAGTCATCATATTGCATTGTATTCAGTTGAGGATTTTAAACAAACGATGCACAAGAGCTCGCTTTATGAAGTGGCACCGATATGGGCTCGTTTAATTGTACAGTCGATTGAAGAAGGATTTAATGCCAATATTAATTTCTTACGCTCATTTGAAGCAACTGATTTTCATGATGGATTGATTGAAAATGAAGTTTGGAACCAACGAGCTAAGGTGTGGTTTAATTTTGAAATAAATCATCACCATGGAAATAATTAA
- a CDS encoding serine hydrolase domain-containing protein: MNKRALAVAIVTALLSGCQKSGHEEFKMESSLEESDVIDIASQEETVEEEIVTEIISKDYETVAKSIDAYLQEQLFNGVALVSTGDDLILVKGYGLANVENHEPMTIDKKFQIASVSKSFVAVSILQLVESGQLTLEQTIDTYFPTLPHGEEITIHQLLTHTSALYSGDDLTNYNQATTLDQVIADAFKENNLYYEEPGVYAIYSNLGYDLLGAIIEQITGMSYADYVRLNILEPCEMTDSGLNMDAVPLDNMATAYNGNIAEGYNAKILNPSFGYASGGLHSTVMDLFKYDRALAKNELISEESFKMMSTPYSKIGNKDYGYGWYVDMYLENTISHPGNLIGWHSMLLHHKEDKVSVILLTNHDESDMNMAFTIARLVLTNLESQ; encoded by the coding sequence ATGAATAAAAGAGCTTTGGCAGTGGCAATCGTTACTGCATTATTGAGTGGTTGTCAAAAAAGTGGACATGAAGAGTTTAAAATGGAGTCATCACTAGAAGAGAGTGATGTTATAGATATAGCATCTCAAGAAGAAACAGTCGAAGAGGAAATCGTGACGGAAATAATTTCAAAGGATTATGAGACCGTTGCAAAATCAATTGATGCTTATTTGCAAGAGCAGTTATTCAATGGAGTAGCGTTAGTCTCAACAGGTGATGATTTAATTTTAGTTAAAGGTTATGGGTTAGCTAATGTTGAAAATCATGAACCGATGACAATTGATAAAAAGTTTCAGATTGCTTCGGTCTCAAAGTCATTTGTGGCTGTTAGCATTTTACAATTAGTCGAAAGTGGGCAATTGACTCTTGAGCAAACGATTGATACGTATTTTCCAACGTTACCCCATGGAGAAGAAATTACCATCCATCAATTGCTAACCCACACCTCGGCTCTTTATTCAGGCGATGATTTGACGAATTATAATCAGGCGACGACGCTTGATCAGGTGATTGCAGATGCTTTTAAGGAAAATAATCTGTATTATGAAGAACCAGGAGTCTATGCGATTTATTCAAATTTAGGTTATGATCTTCTGGGGGCCATTATTGAGCAAATTACAGGAATGTCTTATGCTGATTATGTTCGACTTAATATCTTAGAGCCTTGCGAGATGACAGATTCAGGATTAAATATGGATGCGGTGCCACTAGATAATATGGCAACCGCTTATAATGGAAATATTGCAGAGGGTTATAATGCGAAGATTTTGAATCCTTCGTTTGGATATGCTTCAGGTGGTTTGCATTCAACCGTTATGGATTTGTTTAAGTATGATCGAGCGCTTGCTAAAAATGAGTTGATTTCTGAGGAAAGTTTTAAGATGATGTCTACACCGTATTCTAAAATTGGCAATAAGGATTACGGTTATGGGTGGTACGTTGATATGTATCTTGAGAATACGATTTCCCATCCTGGTAACTTGATTGGATGGCATTCCATGCTTTTGCATCATAAAGAAGATAAAGTATCCGTTATTTTATTGACCAATCACGATGAAAGCGATATGAATATGGCATTTACCATCGCTCGATTAGTGTTAACCAATTTGGAATCGCAATAA